The window CGTGTCCTTCGCGATCGAGCCTGGAAAAGCGGCTTACGTGCCCGTAGCGCATGACTACATGGGGGCGCCGGAACAGCTGGAGCGCGATAAAGTTCTGGCTGCGCTCAAGCCCCTGCTGGAGGACCCGGCATATCGTAAGATTGGTCAAAACCTGAAATACGACGCCCACGTACTGGCCAACCATGGCGTACAGCTCAACGGCATCGCTGAAGACACCATGCTGGAGTCCTATGTACTGAACTCCACCGCCAATCGTCATGATATGGATACCCTGGCCTCCAAACACCTGGGCCGGGACACCATTCACTTTGAAGATATCGCAGGCAAAGGGGCGAAACAGCTGACCTTCAATCAAATCAGCCTGGAGCAAGCCGGCCCTTACGCCGCTGAAGATGCGGACATCACCCTGCAATTGCATCACGCTCTGAACCCGAAACTAAAGAAAGAAGGACGTTTAGAGCAGGTTTATCGCGAAATCGAACTCCCGCTGATTCCTGTATTGATGCGGATGGAGCATCGCGGCGCCTTGGTGGACAGCCAGCGTTTGCGCACCCACAGTCAGGAATTGGCTGAGCGCATGCTGGAGCTGGAAGAAGAAGCTTATGAAAAAGCCGGTCAGAAATTCAATCTCGGATCGCCCAAGCAGTTGCAGGAGATTTTCTACGAGAAGCTCGGCTTCGACATCATCAAGAAAACGCCGAAGGGTCAACCTTCCACCGCCGAGCCGGTGTTACAGGAGCTGGCGGAGAAGTATGAGCTGCCTCGCGTCATTCTGGAGTATCGCGGGCTCTCCAAGCTGAAGTCGACCTACACTGACAAGCTGCCGGAAATGATCAATCCGCGTACTGGCCGGGTGCACACGTCCTATCAGCAGGCAGTGGCCGCCACCGGACGCTTGTCGTCGAGCGACCCCAATCTGCAGAACATCCCCGTGCGCAATGAGCAGGGACGTCGCATCCGACAAGCCTTTATCGCCCCCAAAGGCTGCAAGCTGATCTCCGCCGACTACTCGCAGATTGAGCTGCGCATCATGGCTCACCTGTCAGGGGACGAAGGGCTTTTAAAAGCCTTCTCCGAGGGTCTGGACGTGCATCAGGCGACAGCGGCGGAAGTCTTCAACGTTGCGTTCGACGAGGTCAGCTCAGAGCAACGTCGCAAAGCCAAAGCCATCAACTTTGGCCTGATTTACGGCATGTCCGCCTTCGGTCTGGCCCGCCAGATCCACGTTGAGCGTGGTGAGGCCCAGAGCTATATCGACAAATACTTCGAGCGTTATCCGGGCGTGTTGAATTACATGAACCGCATTCGCGCGGAAGCTCAGGATACTGGCTACGTCGAGACCTTGTTCGGACGTCGCCTGTATTTGTCGGACATTCGCTCCGGCAATCGCAATCTGCAACAGGCGGCGGAGCGCACTGCTATCAACGCCCCCATGCAGGGTACGGCTGCGGACATCATCAAACGCGCCATGTTGGCGGTGGACGCCTGGTTGGAAGGTAAGGACGCGCCGCCGGCGAAGATGATCATGCAGGTGCATGATGAGTTGATCCTGGAAGTAGAGGAAAGCGCCGTCGAATCAGTTAAGGAAAAGCTAACGCAGATTATGTCTTCCGCCGCGGAATTGAATGTGCCGCTACTGGTGGAAGCCGGCGCCGGCAATAACTGGGATGAAGCGCACTAACACTGCCTGAAACGCAAAACGGCGGGGCCTTTGAGGACCCCGCCGTTTTTCTACCCGCTGCAAAAAGCGATATTCAGCGATTAATAATCCTGGTCGTCGCTCAATGACAGACTGCTGGCTGCGCCTTGCAGCTTGGAAATATTGCTGTCTGCGCCCAGTTTGATCATCAGACGCAGGTCGTTCGCGGAGTCCGCATGAGACAACGCGTCTTCGTAGGTGATCTCTCCCGCAGCGTAAGCGCGGTATAGCGCCTGATCGAAAGTCTGCATGCCCAGTTCCGACGACTTGGTCATCAGCTCTTTCAACTTGTGCACTTCCCCTTTACGGATCAAGTCAGCGGCCAGCGGCGAGTTGATGAGGATCTCAACAATCGCCCGACGCCCTTTGCCGTCAGGAGTCGGCACCAATTGCTGCGCCACAATGGCCTTCAGGTTCAAGGACAAGTCCATCCACACCTGGTTATGTTGCTCAGGCGGGAAAAAGTTGATGATCCGGTCCAGCGCCTGGTTGGCGTTGTTGGCGTGCAAGGTCGCCAAACACAAGTGACCGGTTTCCGCGAAGGTCACCGCGTATTCCATAGTGTCGGCCGAGCGCACCTCCCCGATCATGATGACGTCGGGAGCCTGCCGCAACGTGTTCTTCAGGGCCACTTCGAACGAATCCGTATCCAGCCCTACTTCCCGTTGCGTAATGATGCAACCGTGGTGCTGATGGATATATTCGATAGGGTCCTCGATGGAAATGATGTGCCCTTTGCTGTTGCGATTCCGGTGGCCAATCATCGCAGCCAGCGACGTAGACTTACCCGTGCCGGTGGCGCCGACGAAGATAATCAGGCCCCGCTTGGTCATCGACAGCGACTTGATAACCTCCGGCAGATGCAGGTCGTCCAGCTTAGGGATATTGGTCTCAATTCGACGCAACACCATCCCGCACAGATTGCGCTGGTAAAAGGCGCTGACCCGGAAACGGCCGATGCCGCGGGCGCTGATTGCAAAGTTGCACTCATGCGCGACTTCAAAATCCGCACGCTGCTTTTCCGACATAATGGAAAACACGGTTTCCCGCGTCTGCTCGGGAGACAGCGGCGACTTGGTGATTGGCACCATACGGCCGTGAACTTTGATGCTGGGCGGCACCCCAGCTGTGATAAAGAGGTCCGAAGCCCCCTTTTCCACCATGATTTTTAACAGCTTGTCGAAATCCATCACAACACCCCAATGGTAATAACGCTACAGCGACCGGCATACACCGGGATAAGGTCGCGGCGTCAGAAATTCTCCGGCATTTTGGCTTTTTCGCGCGCGGCTTCGCGGCTGATCAGCCCTTTAGAAATCAAATTGTGCAGACACTGGTCAAGGGTCTGCATACCCAACGCGGCGCCGGTCTGGATAGACGAGTACATCTGGGCGACTTTGTCTTCGCGTATCAGGTTACGAATCGCCGGCGTACCGATCATGATTTCATGGGCCGCCACACGACCGCCGCCGACCTTCTTCAGAAGGGTCTGCGAGACGACCGCCTGCAACGATTCGGAGAGCATTGATCTTACCATGGCTTTTTCTTCCGCGGGAAACACGTCGACCACCCGGTCAATGGTTTTCGCGGCGGAGGTGGTGTGCAGGGTGCCGAATACCAAGTGTCCGGTTTCCGCAGCAGTCAGCGCCAGACGGATGGTTTCCAAGTCCCGCATCTCACCAACCAGGATAATATCCGGGTCTTCCCGCAGGGCTGAACGCAGCGCTTCACTGAACCCTAACGTATCACGGTGCACTTCGCGCTGGTTCACCAGACACTTCTTACTTTCGTGCACGAACTCGATAGGGTCTTCGATAGTGAGAATGTGGTCGTAACGGGTGTCGTTGATAAAGTCGATCATCGCCGCCAGCGTCGTACTCTTACCGGAACCGGTCGGTCCTGTGACCAGACAGAGTCCGCGAGGCTTCAGAGCGATATCCTTGAACACCTGCCCCATACCCAAGTCTTCCATCGTCAGCACTTTGGAGGGGATGGTCCGGAATACAGCCCCTGCGCCGCGGTTCTGGTTGAAGGCGTTAACCCGGAAACGGGCGACCCCGGGAACTTCGAACGAGAAATCCGTTTCCAGAAATTCTTCGAAATCCTTACGCTGTTTATCGTTCATGATATCGTAAATCAGCGCGTGTACTTCTTTATGCTCCATCGCGGGCAGGTTAATTCGCCTGACATCCCCGTCGACGCGTATCATGGGAGGCAACCCGGCAGATAGGTGTAAGTCGGAAGCGCCCTGCTTAGCAGAGAACGCAAGCAACTCGGTAATGTCCATTAGGAATCCCCGCTTTGAACCTTATAATGACATGCAGCCTTCCGGCGGCCCTCAAACAGCGCCACCTCCCCACGACGACGGAAGGAACTGAATTTTGTCGGCGGGTTGGTTACAATCTGCGCGTTTCGACGCAGCCTAAGCTATTGATAGAAATAATATGTTCAGCATAGCAGACAACATCAAAACAGTAAGCCAAAGAATACAAAATGCAACAAAATCCGCGGCCCGGCCGGCGGATTCCGTGACGTTGCTCGCAGTCAGCAAAACCAAGCCGGCCGATGTCGTTCGGGCCGCGTATGACGCGGGACTGAGAGATTTCGGCGAAAATTACCTGCAGGAAGCCCAGGATAAAATCGCCCAGTTAAGCGACCTCTCCATCACTTGGCATTTCATCGGCCCATTGCAGTCCAATAAGACCCGCCTGGTGGCGGAGTTATTCCAATGGGTGCATACCGTGGACCGGGAGAAAATCGCCCGCCGTCTGTCAGAACAGCGCCCAGAAGGGACGCCCCCGCTAAACGTCTGTATTCAGGTCAACATTAATGACGAAAGCAGCAAGTCGGGCGTATCGCCAGATGAGGTCGCCTCTCTGGCGGACACTATCAGCGCTCTGCCCGGCCTGCGCCTGAGAGGCCTGATGTGTATTCCTGACCCGACTCAGGATGAAGAAGCGCTGGCCGCCACCTTCAAGGAGTTGAGTCGCCATTTTGCTGCGCTGCAAAGCCGCTTCGATAGTGTAGACACTCTATCTATGGGGATGTCCGATGACATGGAGGCGGCCATAGCCGCCGGCTCCACCATCGTTCGCATCGGCTCCGCCATCTTTGGCGCCAGAAACTACTAAAATGCAGCGAAATCAGCGGATTTTATCCGCCTGCACTTTAAATCCGCCATCACAAACATTATTAAGACAGTTGGCGATAGTCGTATCCGCAAAGAGAACACTATGAAAGAACACCCACAGCTTACCTTCATCGGCGCCGGCAATATGGCCCGAGCGATACTTGGAGGCCTGATAGCCAATGGCTACCCGGCGAACCGACTGGCCGCGACCGCGCCTGCCGAGCATGAGTTAAAAGAAGCCGCAGACGCGTTCGGCATCGCGACCAGCACGGACAACCAGCAATTCATGGCGGACTGCGACGCGCTGATCCTGTGCGTAAAGCCACAGGTCATGCAGGTGGTCTGCGAGGGATTGGCGAAGGCCGTACAACAGCGTCGCCCTCTCATCGTCAGCATCGCCGCAGGCGTTTCCTGCGAGCAAATTGAAACCTGGTTGGGAGGTGACCTGCCAGTAGTGCGCTGCATGCCAAATACGCCGGCCCAGGTGCACCTGGGCGCCAGCGGGCTGTACGCCAATCCCCGCGTCAGCGACGCCCAGCGGGAGATTGCAGACAACCTGTTCAGCGCAGTCGGCATTGTCGCCTGGACGTCGAAACAAGAGGACATACACACCGTCACGGCTTTATCCGGAAGCGGTCCTGCTTACTGCTTCATGTTTATGGAAGCGATGGAAGAGGCTGCCGCCTCGCTGGGTCTGGACCCGACCAGCGCCCGAACATTGGCGATTCAAACCATGCGCGGCGCCGCCGAGCTGGCGACGCGTAGTGATGAGTCCCCCGCGCAACTGAAAAAGCGCGTCATGTCTCCCGGCGGCACGACGGAACAAGCGATCAAAAGCTTTGAGGAGCAGGATATGAAAGCGATGGTGAAAACCGCTATCCGCAAAGCTTGGGAGAGATCCTATGAATTAAGTGGAGAGCGCGCACCGGAATAATCTTCTTGACGGTCGTGAGTGAATTGTTTTTTCTTGCAGGCGGCTAGAGCAACTTCCAGACGGACATAAAGCCTATGTTACAAATTTTGTTAGAAGTCACATATTACATCGGGATGTTCTACATAAGCGTGGTGCTGATGCGGTTTATCCTCCAGGTTTCCCGGGCGGATTTCTACAACCCGATCAGCCAGTTCGTGGTCAAGGCCACCAACCCGTTGCTGTTGCCGCTCAGAAAAGTCATTCCTGGCTGGAAAGGCCTGGATTTCGCCTCACTGGTGCTGGCGCTACTGCTTTCAATCATCCTGATTATCGTCGTCCACTTGATTCCCTTGTCTCTCATCGTCGCCAAGCTGGGACTCATTGTGACGAGCGCCGTACTGATGATGATTAAAAGCGTCATTAACATCTATCAGTTCGCCATCTTTATCATGGTCATTATCAGCTGGGTGTCTCCGGGCAGCTATCACCCAGGCGCACAGCTCGTCCATCAGATTACCGAGCCGTTGATGCGTCCCGTGCGCAAAATCATGCCGCCAATTGGCGGACTGGACCTGTCGCCCATGGTCGTATTACTGCTGCTGTTCGTGATTAGCCGGGCGCTGTCCATTGCCTGATCCGGCCACACCGCGCTGCGTCAGCCTGCAGGATGAGCAAACGCTCATTCTGCATTGTCATTTACAGCCGGGAGCCAAAAAAGATGAGATCGTCGGCATTCATGGCGACGCACTGAAAATCAAAATAAGCGCTCCGCCTATAGAGGGTCGCGCCAATCAGCAGCTTGTCCGTTTTCTCGCCAAACTCTGCGGCGTCAAGCAACAAGATGTGCAAATTCTCGCCGGTGAAAGCAGCCGTCAAAAGCGCATTCGCGTGCAAAACTTGACGGACGTCCCAAAGCTACTAAAACCCTACATATGACAACAAACCGTTACATGACGGTTTGATGTCCTTTTCGCAATATAAACGCTTGATTTTCCAAAGCTACCCGATACAAAATCGAACCTGAACAAATTTTCATCATTCGCAGTCGCCAACACGGACACAGCAGCGCCAACGGAATCCCATATAATGGCAACCTTAGGGTCAGAGCGAGAAACAACAATATGAGCAGTGGACTAAGTTATCACGTCGAAGCCTATCACCAGTGGAAGAACACCCTGATCCGGGAGATCGCCCATTATCAAAGCTGGCTGCGCACCAATCAGCTGAACTCCGACGATCTGGAGCTGAAACTGCAGCGCTGCGCTCAGCTACTGCATGAGGACAACCTCACTATCGCTTTCGTCGGCGAGTTCTCCCGTGGCAAGACCGAACTGATCAACGCTCTGTTTTTCGCCGAGTATGGTCAGCGCATGCTGCCTTCTCAGGCCGGGCGCACCACCATGTGTCCTACCGAGCTGTTCTATGATCGCGACGGAGGCTCTTACCTCAAGCTGCTGCCCATAGAGACCCGTAGCGAAGAAAAGTCCCTGGCGGATTACAAGCGCAGCCAGGAGCACTGGGTTTATTACCCTCTGGACATGACTACGCCGGAATCCATGCGCGAGTCGCTGGACCAAGTGGCGCGCACGCGTACAGTCAGTTTTGAAGAAGCCCGCCGTTTGGGCTTTGAGCTAGGCTCACTGGAACGCGACCCCAGCCGCCCAGGCATGGCGATCATTCCAGCATGGCGCCATGCGCTGATCAGCTTGGAAAACCCCATGCTGCAGCAGGGGCTGCGCATATTGGACACCCCTGGGCTCAACGCCTTGGGCTCCGAACCAGAACTGACCGTCAGCATGATTCCTAACGCCCACGCCGTCATCTTTATGCTCGGCGCGGACACTGGCGTTACCGCCAGCGATATGGAGATCTGGACCAACCACATCTTCACCGAACACTCCGATCACCGCGCCGGTCGTTTTGCGGTGCTCAACAAGATCGACGTACTCTGGGACGATATTCAGGGCGAGGAACACACCAACAAGGCTATCGCCAAGGTGCAGTCTAAAACCGCCGACCAACTGGGCCTTAAGCCGGAAGAAGTGCTGCTGCTCTCCGCCAAACAGGCGCTGGTCGGACGCATCAAGGGCGATGAGCAGAAGCTGCGCAGCAGCCGCCTCGACGACTTGGAGGCGCTGCTTACCGACCGCATTCTGGGCCAGAAAGAACGGCTAATCACCCACAATGTGGTGAACGACGTGCTGGGTATGCTGCAGACCAGCCAGGCCATTTTGCAATCCCGTTACTCCACCTATCAGGAGAAGCTGGAAGAGTACGAAAGCAAAGGCGTCAGCGCGGATTTCCTGCGCGAACTGACTGACAAAACTCAGGACGACTACAACTTTTATTACAAAAAGCTGTTTACGCTGCGCTCCAGTCGTCGCCTGATGAAGTCGCAGGCAATGATTCTGAATAATCTGGTGAATCTGGAGCATTTCGAATCCCACGCCAAAAAGACGCGTGATGAGCTGATCAACAGCTGGACGACGATTGGCATGGGCCGCGCCATGGCGGGCTTCTTCCATGCAATCGAAAACGACATCAGCAACCTCAACCATGAAGCCAGGCTGGCTCAGAAAATGGTGGGCTCTATCTATCAGCGCTACGCCAATGATGCGCGCTCAAGCCATCTACGCCCCGCGCCATTTACCATTACCAAGCAAATCCGGGAGCTGGAAGGGTTGAAGATGCGCGCGGATAAATTCCGCCGCAATCCGCGTACTCTGGTTTCCGAGCAGACGGTGGTGGTGAAGCGTTTCTTTACGGTTATCGTCAGCGAAGCTCGACGCCTGTATGAAGAAATTCACAAGGAATCGGACCGTTGGCCTCAAGAGGCGCTATTGCCGATATTGCAGCACACCATTGAGCAAAAGCAATTGCTGGAGCACCAGATTCGTCGTCTGAAAGACTTGGCGAAAACCGCCAAAGACACCCGCAGCCAGGTGAAGCGCATTGTGAGCATGATGGAGGAAATCAATCAGGAGATTCAGGAAGCGGAACAGATACAGCGCAAGCTGCGTCGCCCCGCTCCACAAATGCTCACGCAGAAGGTGGTCAGCCTTCCCGGCATGCAACGCTGATACGCCCCATCATCCGCCGCGTGAGTCCAGCTCGCGCGGCGCATCTTACTCCGCCTGCTGTCTC is drawn from Hahella sp. KA22 and contains these coding sequences:
- the polA gene encoding DNA polymerase I — translated: MSKENRSAPVVLVDGSSYLFRAYHVPNLKELRNSKGQPTGAIRGVISMLRKLQKDYPASQVVAVFDAKGKNFRHEMYPDYKANRPPMPEDLACQIEPLYDIVRAMGLPLLIIEGVEADDVIGTLAHEATTKGLDAVISTGDKDMAQLVSPHVTLVNTMTDTTMDREGVVEKFGVPPELIVDYLALIGDTVDNIPGVNKCGPKTAVKWLGEFGSLTHVMERADEVKGKIGESLRSSLEQLPLSKDLATIKTDVELPFTLEEVFPNPVDTEALRTWFTELEFRTWIKDLDASPSAQAATPETSASPAQSVEQDYQVVTEQDQFDHWIKALTDAKTFSFDTETTSLNYMEAEIVGVSFAIEPGKAAYVPVAHDYMGAPEQLERDKVLAALKPLLEDPAYRKIGQNLKYDAHVLANHGVQLNGIAEDTMLESYVLNSTANRHDMDTLASKHLGRDTIHFEDIAGKGAKQLTFNQISLEQAGPYAAEDADITLQLHHALNPKLKKEGRLEQVYREIELPLIPVLMRMEHRGALVDSQRLRTHSQELAERMLELEEEAYEKAGQKFNLGSPKQLQEIFYEKLGFDIIKKTPKGQPSTAEPVLQELAEKYELPRVILEYRGLSKLKSTYTDKLPEMINPRTGRVHTSYQQAVAATGRLSSSDPNLQNIPVRNEQGRRIRQAFIAPKGCKLISADYSQIELRIMAHLSGDEGLLKAFSEGLDVHQATAAEVFNVAFDEVSSEQRRKAKAINFGLIYGMSAFGLARQIHVERGEAQSYIDKYFERYPGVLNYMNRIRAEAQDTGYVETLFGRRLYLSDIRSGNRNLQQAAERTAINAPMQGTAADIIKRAMLAVDAWLEGKDAPPAKMIMQVHDELILEVEESAVESVKEKLTQIMSSAAELNVPLLVEAGAGNNWDEAH
- a CDS encoding PilT/PilU family type 4a pilus ATPase yields the protein MDFDKLLKIMVEKGASDLFITAGVPPSIKVHGRMVPITKSPLSPEQTRETVFSIMSEKQRADFEVAHECNFAISARGIGRFRVSAFYQRNLCGMVLRRIETNIPKLDDLHLPEVIKSLSMTKRGLIIFVGATGTGKSTSLAAMIGHRNRNSKGHIISIEDPIEYIHQHHGCIITQREVGLDTDSFEVALKNTLRQAPDVIMIGEVRSADTMEYAVTFAETGHLCLATLHANNANQALDRIINFFPPEQHNQVWMDLSLNLKAIVAQQLVPTPDGKGRRAIVEILINSPLAADLIRKGEVHKLKELMTKSSELGMQTFDQALYRAYAAGEITYEDALSHADSANDLRLMIKLGADSNISKLQGAASSLSLSDDQDY
- a CDS encoding type IV pilus twitching motility protein PilT — encoded protein: MDITELLAFSAKQGASDLHLSAGLPPMIRVDGDVRRINLPAMEHKEVHALIYDIMNDKQRKDFEEFLETDFSFEVPGVARFRVNAFNQNRGAGAVFRTIPSKVLTMEDLGMGQVFKDIALKPRGLCLVTGPTGSGKSTTLAAMIDFINDTRYDHILTIEDPIEFVHESKKCLVNQREVHRDTLGFSEALRSALREDPDIILVGEMRDLETIRLALTAAETGHLVFGTLHTTSAAKTIDRVVDVFPAEEKAMVRSMLSESLQAVVSQTLLKKVGGGRVAAHEIMIGTPAIRNLIREDKVAQMYSSIQTGAALGMQTLDQCLHNLISKGLISREAAREKAKMPENF
- a CDS encoding YggS family pyridoxal phosphate-dependent enzyme gives rise to the protein MFSIADNIKTVSQRIQNATKSAARPADSVTLLAVSKTKPADVVRAAYDAGLRDFGENYLQEAQDKIAQLSDLSITWHFIGPLQSNKTRLVAELFQWVHTVDREKIARRLSEQRPEGTPPLNVCIQVNINDESSKSGVSPDEVASLADTISALPGLRLRGLMCIPDPTQDEEALAATFKELSRHFAALQSRFDSVDTLSMGMSDDMEAAIAAGSTIVRIGSAIFGARNY
- the proC gene encoding pyrroline-5-carboxylate reductase, whose product is MKEHPQLTFIGAGNMARAILGGLIANGYPANRLAATAPAEHELKEAADAFGIATSTDNQQFMADCDALILCVKPQVMQVVCEGLAKAVQQRRPLIVSIAAGVSCEQIETWLGGDLPVVRCMPNTPAQVHLGASGLYANPRVSDAQREIADNLFSAVGIVAWTSKQEDIHTVTALSGSGPAYCFMFMEAMEEAAASLGLDPTSARTLAIQTMRGAAELATRSDESPAQLKKRVMSPGGTTEQAIKSFEEQDMKAMVKTAIRKAWERSYELSGERAPE
- a CDS encoding YggT family protein, with the translated sequence MLQILLEVTYYIGMFYISVVLMRFILQVSRADFYNPISQFVVKATNPLLLPLRKVIPGWKGLDFASLVLALLLSIILIIVVHLIPLSLIVAKLGLIVTSAVLMMIKSVINIYQFAIFIMVIISWVSPGSYHPGAQLVHQITEPLMRPVRKIMPPIGGLDLSPMVVLLLLFVISRALSIA
- a CDS encoding DUF167 family protein, which encodes MPDPATPRCVSLQDEQTLILHCHLQPGAKKDEIVGIHGDALKIKISAPPIEGRANQQLVRFLAKLCGVKQQDVQILAGESSRQKRIRVQNLTDVPKLLKPYI
- a CDS encoding dynamin family protein, whose protein sequence is MSSGLSYHVEAYHQWKNTLIREIAHYQSWLRTNQLNSDDLELKLQRCAQLLHEDNLTIAFVGEFSRGKTELINALFFAEYGQRMLPSQAGRTTMCPTELFYDRDGGSYLKLLPIETRSEEKSLADYKRSQEHWVYYPLDMTTPESMRESLDQVARTRTVSFEEARRLGFELGSLERDPSRPGMAIIPAWRHALISLENPMLQQGLRILDTPGLNALGSEPELTVSMIPNAHAVIFMLGADTGVTASDMEIWTNHIFTEHSDHRAGRFAVLNKIDVLWDDIQGEEHTNKAIAKVQSKTADQLGLKPEEVLLLSAKQALVGRIKGDEQKLRSSRLDDLEALLTDRILGQKERLITHNVVNDVLGMLQTSQAILQSRYSTYQEKLEEYESKGVSADFLRELTDKTQDDYNFYYKKLFTLRSSRRLMKSQAMILNNLVNLEHFESHAKKTRDELINSWTTIGMGRAMAGFFHAIENDISNLNHEARLAQKMVGSIYQRYANDARSSHLRPAPFTITKQIRELEGLKMRADKFRRNPRTLVSEQTVVVKRFFTVIVSEARRLYEEIHKESDRWPQEALLPILQHTIEQKQLLEHQIRRLKDLAKTAKDTRSQVKRIVSMMEEINQEIQEAEQIQRKLRRPAPQMLTQKVVSLPGMQR